GATGGGTCGAGCCCGGAAGCAATCCTGATTTTGTGCTGGCTCCCCACGAAGATGACGAAAACATCTACACCATTACCGTCTTCATCGACCAGGGAGAACATATGTACAAGTACTTCATAGTGGAAGATGCCCCCACCTGGGACGGCGGCGAATGGGACGGTGACCCCAACCGTGAAATCAACGCTACCGAGGATATGGAAGTCAACGACGTCTGGGCAGTGGTACCGACCAGCTCCGAGCCGGTAGCCGAAGCTCCCCGCCATATCGAACTTCAGCAAAACTATCCCAATCCGTTCAACCCGACCACCCAAATCCGTTACAACCTGGATCAGTCCGCCCAGGTAACTCTGGAAGTGTACAACGCGCTTGGGCAACGGGTAGCTACCCTGGTGAATCAGGAGCATCAGGCAGCCGGTCAGCATACCTACAGCTTTGACGGGAGCAACCTCTCATCAGGCATGTACATGTACCGTCTGACTGCCGGCGAGCATATGCAGACCCGTGTAATGACACTGATCAAATAATCCCGCATGTCCGGGCGGCATCGTCACAGGTTGCCGAACCGACTGATATGCTTTGCCGTTGACTTAATCCGGCAAACGCCGCACTGCTTGTATGGCAGACGGCGCAAAATTACTGAAAGGCCATGCTCCACCGGAGTGTGGCCTTTTTTTATGCCTTACCCGTTCTCCCCGCAGCCATATCCAGCCGTAATCTCATGTTACCATAATAACCCCATACAATCGCAACCTCATCCTGCCAAAATTTCTCCTACCCGCCTTCCGGCTTCCCGTTTTGCATCACCCGCCAATACCTTTGAGCTCATTGAATCAGCGCATCCGGTAAGAGCGTACCTCACATTTCTTTCGGGTGTCTCCGGCCAGTTCGAAAGTTCTTGAAATTGCCCATACCCTTTATTATGTTGACTGAAGAAAGTATTTAACCTTTTGATAAATCCGGAAATAA
The sequence above is drawn from the Balneolales bacterium ANBcel1 genome and encodes:
- a CDS encoding T9SS type A sorting domain-containing protein — protein: MSNKILRMFFALVIGFGLTGAYAWANDQVADEHGDEYEVTFNVDMSEAEDFDPEAHDVFVTGSMAEWAEPGSNPDFMMAPHADNPDIYTLTVTLPAGEYMYKYFLVEDEPDWDGGEWDGDPNREVVVNEDTEVNDVWAVPPVYITFNVDMSGAEDFDPEAHEVFVTGTFTGWVEPGSNPDFVLAPHEDDENIYTITVFIDQGEHMYKYFIVEDAPTWDGGEWDGDPNREINATEDMEVNDVWAVVPTSSEPVAEAPRHIELQQNYPNPFNPTTQIRYNLDQSAQVTLEVYNALGQRVATLVNQEHQAAGQHTYSFDGSNLSSGMYMYRLTAGEHMQTRVMTLIK